Proteins encoded within one genomic window of Humulus lupulus chromosome 1, drHumLupu1.1, whole genome shotgun sequence:
- the LOC133795039 gene encoding uncharacterized protein Os08g0359500: MSRHPEVKWAQRVDKVYITVLLPDAKDAKVDLDPEGVFTFSASAGSGNQAYELKLELFDKVNVEESKINVGVRSIFCVLEKAENAWWKKLLRGDGKTPHNVKVDWDKWVDEDDDSGAAAGDADLGGMDFSNFGGMGGMGGMPGMGGMPGMEGLGGMAGLEGLGGMGGMGGMGGMGGMGGMGGMGMPEDFEDSDDEEQEVSKGDEKLAAAANTTEAGASDEKKEAAPST, from the exons ATGAG TCGTCATCCTGAAGTGAAGTGGGCCCAGAGGGTAGACAAGGTTTATATTACAGTGCTACTTCCTGATGCAAAAGACGCCAAGGTTGATCTTGACCCGGAAGGAGTTTTTACCTTTTCTGCTAGTGCCGGTTCTGGAAACCAAGCTTATGAACTGAAATTGGAACTCTTTGATAAGGTCAATGTGGAG GAAAGCAAAATTAATGTTGGAGTGAGGAGTATATTCTGTGTCTTAGAGAAGGCAGAGAATGCTTGGTGGAAGAAGCTATTGCGTGGAGATGGAAAGACGCCCCATAATGTCAAAGTAGATTGGGATAAGTGGGTAGATGAAGATGATGATAGTG GTGCTGCTGCTGGTGACGCAGATTTAGGGGGAATGGATTTCTCG AATTTTGGCGGCATGGGTGGTATGGGTGGCATGCCCGGCATGGGTGGCATGCCCGGCATGGAAGGCCTAGGTGGCATGGCAGGCTTGGAAGGCCTGGGTGGAATGGGTGGCATGGGTGGAATGGGGGGCATGGGTGGCATGGGTGGAATGGGGGGCATGGGGATGCCCGAGGATTTTGAGGACAGTGATGATGAAG AGCAAGAAGTGTCAAAGGGAGATGAGAAACTGGCAGCAGCTGCTAATACGACAGAAGCTGGTGCTTCAGATGAGAAAAAGGAAGCTGCACCCAGCACATGA